The Haladaptatus cibarius D43 genome window below encodes:
- the mutS gene encoding DNA mismatch repair protein MutS → MDAALGPPEQMAEHSEELTPMMRQYFDLCGQYEDSLVLFQVGDFYETFCEAAERSARILEITLTQREDNTGTYPMAGIPIDNAESYIETLLDAGYRVAVADQVQDPADASGVVERAVTRVVTPGTLTEDELLHTDDNNFVACLTRDSDPGNSDYGLAVLDVSTGDFYATTVETESAATDEISRFSPAEAIVAPEAPETPFDADCMVTGYEESAFDIDSANELVTEYFGPPERLLATDAEIRACGALLAYAEYVRGGESADSDAKTDETEGEDDAENVHLDYLNHLTRYDPRSYMLVDTVALSSLELFESRAVHGQRDATLVGILDETACALGSRRLKDWLRRPLLDQGRIEKRLDAVEELTTRVQQREKVHDLLRDVYDIERLISRVARGRANARDLRSLKSTLDVVPKVADAMEGVESETLRTLHGNLDEMADVRDRIGRAITEEPPIEITEGGVIKSGYDDELDELRETERSGKAWIDDLEETERKRTGIGSLKVGFNQVHGYYIEVTNPNLDKVPDDYNRRQTLKNSERFYTPELKQREDEIIRAEGRADDLEYDLFREVRSTIAEESERVQALADTLAELDVLVSLAEVAAKHGYSRPEIGGEGIEIRNGRHPVVERTETSFIPNDTNLDSDTTAIITGPNMSGKSTYMRQVALISLLAQVGSFVPADEARLELIDRIFTRVGASDDIAGGRSTFMVEMTEVADILQNATSKSLILLDEVGRGTSTTDGFAIARSVTEHIHDEIGAKTLFATHHHDLTAVADELPNAVNLHFGATEHDGEVVFEHNISPGATMASYGIEVAQVAGVPDSVIGRSKELLENDQDCGENGAEKVDGKETNENPSPVDTVSEDVLSELKRTNVADTTPLEALQLLDRLKGQLD, encoded by the coding sequence ATGGACGCGGCGCTGGGACCACCGGAACAGATGGCCGAACACAGCGAGGAACTGACGCCGATGATGCGCCAGTATTTCGACCTGTGTGGGCAGTACGAGGACTCGCTGGTGTTGTTTCAGGTGGGTGATTTCTACGAGACGTTCTGCGAGGCCGCGGAACGAAGTGCCCGGATACTCGAAATCACGCTCACGCAACGGGAAGATAACACGGGAACGTACCCGATGGCGGGCATTCCCATCGACAACGCCGAGTCGTACATCGAGACGCTTCTCGACGCGGGCTATCGCGTCGCCGTTGCCGACCAAGTACAAGATCCCGCAGACGCCTCCGGCGTGGTCGAACGAGCGGTTACGAGAGTCGTTACACCCGGAACGCTCACCGAAGACGAACTGCTCCACACCGACGACAACAATTTCGTCGCGTGTCTCACCCGCGACAGCGACCCCGGAAACAGCGACTACGGATTGGCCGTCCTCGACGTTTCGACGGGCGACTTCTACGCCACGACGGTCGAAACCGAATCGGCGGCGACGGACGAAATCAGTCGATTCTCTCCCGCGGAGGCAATCGTCGCCCCTGAGGCACCAGAAACGCCGTTTGACGCCGACTGCATGGTTACTGGCTACGAGGAATCTGCTTTCGACATCGATTCGGCGAACGAACTCGTCACGGAGTACTTCGGCCCGCCGGAACGACTGCTTGCGACCGACGCCGAAATCCGTGCCTGCGGCGCACTTCTCGCCTACGCAGAATACGTCCGCGGAGGTGAGAGTGCAGATTCGGATGCGAAAACCGATGAAACCGAAGGCGAGGACGACGCCGAAAATGTTCATCTCGACTATTTGAACCACCTCACCCGGTACGACCCGCGGTCGTACATGCTCGTGGATACAGTCGCACTTTCGAGTCTCGAACTGTTCGAGTCGCGGGCCGTCCACGGTCAGCGCGATGCCACGCTCGTCGGCATTCTAGACGAAACTGCCTGTGCGCTCGGGAGCAGACGATTGAAAGATTGGCTTCGTCGGCCGCTCCTCGACCAAGGACGAATCGAGAAACGACTCGACGCAGTCGAGGAGTTGACGACCCGTGTCCAACAGCGCGAGAAAGTTCACGACCTTCTGCGGGACGTGTACGACATCGAACGCCTCATCTCGCGGGTCGCTCGCGGGCGTGCCAACGCCCGCGACCTGCGCTCGCTGAAATCCACGCTGGATGTAGTTCCAAAGGTAGCAGACGCAATGGAGGGTGTCGAATCGGAAACACTGCGCACTCTCCACGGAAATCTGGACGAGATGGCCGACGTGCGCGACCGAATCGGTCGCGCAATCACCGAAGAACCGCCAATCGAAATCACGGAGGGTGGCGTCATCAAATCCGGCTACGACGACGAACTCGATGAACTGCGCGAAACCGAGCGGTCGGGCAAAGCGTGGATAGACGACCTCGAAGAAACCGAACGAAAACGAACCGGCATCGGGTCGCTCAAAGTCGGCTTCAATCAAGTTCACGGCTACTACATCGAGGTGACGAACCCCAACCTCGACAAGGTGCCAGACGATTACAACCGCCGACAGACGCTGAAAAATTCGGAGCGATTTTACACGCCCGAACTCAAACAGCGCGAGGACGAAATCATCCGGGCGGAAGGCAGAGCCGACGACTTGGAGTATGACTTATTCCGCGAGGTTCGCAGTACGATTGCCGAGGAATCCGAACGGGTACAGGCGCTCGCCGACACGTTGGCTGAACTGGACGTTCTCGTTTCGCTGGCGGAAGTCGCCGCGAAACACGGCTACTCCCGCCCCGAAATCGGCGGCGAGGGAATCGAGATTCGAAACGGTCGTCACCCGGTCGTCGAGCGAACCGAAACCTCGTTCATCCCGAACGATACGAACCTCGACAGCGATACCACGGCCATCATCACCGGGCCGAACATGTCCGGCAAATCCACGTACATGCGCCAAGTCGCCCTAATTTCCCTCCTCGCGCAGGTCGGCAGTTTCGTTCCGGCGGACGAAGCGCGCCTCGAACTGATAGACCGAATCTTCACCCGCGTGGGGGCAAGCGACGACATCGCGGGCGGACGCTCGACGTTCATGGTCGAGATGACCGAAGTCGCCGACATCCTCCAAAATGCGACCTCGAAATCGCTCATCCTGTTGGATGAAGTTGGTCGCGGAACCAGCACGACCGACGGGTTCGCCATCGCGCGGTCGGTGACCGAACACATCCACGACGAAATCGGCGCGAAAACGCTGTTTGCGACCCACCACCACGACCTCACAGCCGTTGCCGACGAACTGCCGAACGCCGTCAACCTCCATTTCGGCGCGACCGAACACGACGGCGAAGTCGTGTTCGAGCATAACATCTCTCCGGGTGCCACAATGGCGTCCTACGGAATCGAAGTCGCACAGGTCGCGGGCGTGCCGGATTCAGTTATCGGCCGGTCGAAGGAACTGCTTGAGAACGACCAAGATTGTGGAGAAAACGGGGCGGAGAAAGTGGACGGAAAGGAGACGAACGAAAATCCCTCCCCAGTCGATACCGTTTCGGAAGACGTTCTCTCGGAACTCAAGCGAACGAACGTTGCGGATACAACGCCACTGGAAGCACTGCAATTGCTGGACAGGCTGAAAGGGCAGTTGGATTAG
- a CDS encoding guanosine monophosphate reductase, whose product MDIRTGLSYGDVLLLPQRSPVDSRSDVSLSTNLTRNLELDMPLVSAAMDTVTEAEAAIALSEMGGIGTLHRFMSIEEQAEQVRSVKDAGELVAAAVGINEAFEERVEATLDAGVDCIMFDVAHGHMERCLDAVSRIDGEFPDAELVAGNVVTPEAVSDLYSAGADAVKVGVGPGSHCTTREVTGAGSPQLTAVDDCADEAHDLGITIIADGGIRTSGDAVKALMAGADTVMMGSFFAGTDEAPGETVTIDGQKFKRSRGMASTAANENRTDKELTPDADEGIAGLTEYKGSLADEVQPFLAGIRSGLSYCGGHDIAAARENAEFIQVAPSAREREGAHSVFAGVEPEVEEELAPLQ is encoded by the coding sequence ATGGACATCAGGACTGGACTCTCGTATGGTGATGTGCTACTGCTCCCGCAACGCTCACCGGTCGATAGTCGAAGCGACGTTTCCCTTTCTACGAATCTCACGCGAAACCTCGAACTCGACATGCCGCTCGTCAGCGCGGCCATGGACACCGTCACCGAGGCAGAGGCCGCAATCGCGCTCTCCGAGATGGGCGGAATCGGCACGCTCCACCGATTCATGAGCATCGAAGAACAGGCAGAACAAGTTCGTTCGGTCAAGGACGCTGGTGAACTCGTCGCTGCCGCGGTCGGCATCAACGAAGCGTTCGAAGAACGCGTCGAGGCCACCCTCGACGCGGGCGTGGACTGCATCATGTTCGACGTCGCCCACGGTCACATGGAACGCTGTTTGGACGCCGTTTCGCGCATCGACGGCGAGTTCCCCGACGCGGAACTCGTTGCGGGCAACGTCGTCACACCCGAGGCAGTCTCCGACCTCTATTCCGCGGGCGCGGACGCCGTGAAAGTCGGTGTCGGCCCGGGTTCGCACTGCACGACCCGAGAGGTCACTGGCGCAGGTTCCCCGCAGTTGACCGCAGTGGACGACTGTGCAGACGAGGCCCACGACCTCGGTATCACCATCATCGCGGACGGCGGCATCCGCACCTCCGGCGACGCGGTCAAGGCGTTGATGGCCGGTGCCGACACCGTGATGATGGGCAGTTTCTTCGCCGGAACCGACGAAGCGCCCGGCGAGACGGTCACCATCGATGGGCAGAAATTCAAACGCTCCCGCGGAATGGCGTCCACCGCGGCGAACGAAAACCGCACCGACAAGGAACTCACGCCCGACGCGGACGAAGGGATTGCAGGTCTGACCGAGTACAAAGGTTCGCTCGCGGACGAAGTCCAACCGTTCCTCGCCGGAATCCGCTCCGGGCTGAGTTACTGCGGGGGTCACGACATTGCCGCGGCCCGCGAGAACGCCGAGTTCATTCAGGTCGCCCCGAGCGCTCGTGAGCGCGAGGGCGCTCACTCGGTGTTCGCGGGCGTGGAACCGGAAGTCGAAGAGGAACTGGCTCCGTTGCAGTAG
- a CDS encoding DsbA family oxidoreductase: protein MTESQTDDQLTVYSDYVCPFCYLGRKSLERYEENRGDEVALDWHPFDLRSGKRNPDGSIDHGADDGKDDAYYEQARENVRRLQEKYGVEMEQEIATDIDSLNAQVASFSVKEEYPEQWRAFDEAILDALWQEGDDIGDPDVLAKIAEEEGLDSDEIRAAIEDDELRERVHAKFAEAQQQGVTGVPTFTYEGYAARGAVPPEQLERLVEGV from the coding sequence ATGACCGAATCGCAAACCGACGACCAACTCACAGTGTACTCCGACTACGTCTGTCCGTTCTGTTACCTCGGGCGCAAATCGCTCGAACGCTACGAGGAAAATAGAGGCGACGAGGTCGCCCTCGATTGGCATCCGTTCGACCTCAGAAGCGGGAAGCGAAATCCCGACGGCAGTATCGACCATGGTGCGGACGACGGAAAAGACGACGCTTACTACGAACAAGCGAGGGAGAACGTCCGGCGCTTGCAGGAAAAGTACGGCGTGGAGATGGAACAGGAAATCGCCACCGACATCGACTCGTTGAACGCACAGGTCGCTTCGTTCTCCGTCAAAGAGGAGTATCCCGAACAGTGGCGGGCCTTCGACGAGGCTATTTTGGACGCACTCTGGCAAGAAGGAGACGACATCGGCGACCCTGACGTGCTGGCGAAAATCGCGGAAGAGGAGGGACTCGACAGCGACGAAATTCGAGCGGCAATCGAGGACGACGAACTGCGAGAGCGAGTTCACGCGAAATTCGCGGAGGCACAACAGCAAGGAGTCACGGGCGTCCCGACGTTCACCTACGAGGGATACGCCGCGCGCGGTGCGGTTCCGCCGGAGCAGTTGGAGCGATTGGTTGAGGGAGTGTAG
- a CDS encoding DUF7471 family protein, protein MVSAFHPLHSLAGSSELMLPTVLALSAVGSVFVLALALVAFRQRRTLPYLLVTLAFGALAGQTLMGGLTTVNFVADNTHHLVEHILDVVIIALLVGAVYYARSVETKQSNQR, encoded by the coding sequence ATGGTTTCCGCGTTCCACCCGCTTCACTCGCTCGCCGGAAGCAGCGAGCTGATGCTTCCGACCGTTCTCGCGCTCTCGGCGGTGGGTTCGGTGTTCGTTCTCGCGCTGGCGCTGGTCGCGTTTCGCCAGCGACGGACGCTCCCCTATCTGCTGGTGACGCTGGCGTTCGGCGCGCTCGCGGGACAGACGCTTATGGGTGGCCTCACGACCGTCAACTTCGTGGCGGACAACACGCATCACCTCGTGGAACACATCCTCGACGTGGTGATTATTGCCCTGCTCGTCGGTGCGGTGTACTACGCGCGGTCGGTGGAAACGAAACAATCGAACCAACGGTGA
- a CDS encoding winged helix-turn-helix transcriptional regulator codes for MTETRTQIARYVESRPGVHFNGLVRGSGLAPGQVQYHLRELLGKEQLTSEQLYGKTHYYPPEYDEWERSALALLRRETARDVLVSLLEQETAQPASLADDLGIARSTLEWHVNHLVEQNLVEKQRDARNRVTLVPARPEETGKLLATVTPSFPERMVDRFTRLVDDLLPE; via the coding sequence ATGACTGAAACACGAACACAGATAGCGCGATACGTCGAATCACGTCCCGGCGTCCACTTCAACGGCCTCGTCCGGGGGTCGGGACTCGCACCCGGACAGGTGCAGTACCATCTCCGTGAGTTGCTCGGCAAAGAGCAACTCACCAGCGAGCAGTTGTACGGCAAGACGCACTACTATCCGCCGGAGTACGACGAGTGGGAGCGCTCCGCGCTCGCCTTGCTCCGCCGGGAGACGGCCCGTGACGTGCTCGTGAGTCTGCTCGAACAGGAAACGGCCCAACCCGCAAGCCTTGCGGACGACCTCGGCATCGCCCGGAGCACCCTCGAATGGCACGTCAACCATCTCGTCGAACAAAATTTGGTCGAAAAGCAGCGTGACGCGAGAAATCGGGTAACGCTCGTTCCGGCGCGACCGGAGGAAACTGGAAAACTGCTTGCGACAGTCACGCCCTCGTTCCCGGAGCGAATGGTGGATAGATTTACGCGGCTTGTAGATGATTTATTGCCTGAATAA
- the ubaA gene encoding SAMP-activating enzyme E1, translating into MSGLSLDATQLDRYSRHIIMDEVGPEGQQALLDAAVLVIGAGGLGAPVIEYLAAAGVGTLGIADDDVVERSNLQRQVVHGDDDVGRPKAESATDFVTNLNPDVSVETHEVRVEPDNAEELVAGYDFVVDATDNFRTRYLVNDVCTLAEIPFSHGAIYKFEGQVTTFTNDGPCYRCLFPEAPPDGMVADCATTGVLGVLPGTVGCIQGTETVKQLIGVGELLEGRMVFYDAMDMSFEEVEYRKNPDCPVCGEEGIESIGEVEYTDESCAVQAD; encoded by the coding sequence ATGAGCGGCCTTTCGCTCGATGCGACACAACTCGACCGCTACTCCCGGCACATCATCATGGACGAAGTGGGGCCGGAGGGCCAGCAGGCCCTCCTCGACGCCGCAGTTCTCGTCATCGGTGCAGGCGGCCTCGGTGCGCCCGTCATCGAATATCTCGCCGCCGCGGGCGTCGGAACGCTCGGCATCGCGGACGACGATGTGGTGGAGCGAAGTAACCTCCAGCGACAGGTCGTCCACGGCGACGACGACGTGGGACGCCCGAAAGCCGAGAGCGCGACGGATTTCGTGACGAATCTGAATCCCGACGTAAGCGTCGAAACGCACGAGGTTCGCGTCGAACCCGACAACGCGGAAGAACTCGTCGCTGGCTACGATTTCGTCGTGGACGCGACCGACAACTTCCGGACGCGCTACCTCGTCAACGACGTGTGTACGCTCGCGGAAATTCCGTTCTCCCACGGCGCGATTTACAAATTCGAAGGTCAGGTGACGACGTTCACAAACGATGGCCCCTGCTATCGCTGTCTGTTCCCCGAAGCGCCGCCGGACGGGATGGTCGCGGACTGTGCCACGACGGGCGTCCTCGGCGTGCTCCCCGGCACCGTCGGCTGTATTCAGGGCACCGAAACGGTGAAACAACTCATCGGCGTCGGCGAACTGCTGGAGGGTCGAATGGTATTTTACGACGCCATGGACATGTCCTTCGAGGAGGTCGAATACCGCAAAAATCCCGACTGCCCAGTGTGCGGAGAGGAAGGTATCGAGTCGATTGGAGAGGTGGAGTACACCGACGAATCCTGTGCGGTGCAGGCCGACTGA
- a CDS encoding CPBP family intramembrane glutamic endopeptidase, whose translation MQTTVSGEKRTKRRSFLKGVVATFLLGVPGIAAVGLSSIETLRQLPELADLPAVTLFFVAISQPLVLLAVACLVGTTLAPRVGLQSRLLARLTGRIQPPSLFAEEAPIGIGVGVAASFLVLALDFAFAPFLPAELSAYTVLNTNSGSIFGVLASIPVRFLYGGITEELLLRYGFMTFVVWGLWTVSGGERPTDRLMWSAILASALVFGLGHLPAMSIDVPLTPIVVVRTVLLNGIAGVGFGWLYWRQSLETAMVGHASFHVVLVIVSLLFVL comes from the coding sequence ATGCAAACCACCGTCTCCGGAGAGAAACGGACGAAACGCCGTTCGTTTTTAAAAGGGGTGGTCGCAACGTTCCTGCTCGGCGTTCCGGGAATTGCAGCGGTCGGACTCTCCTCGATAGAAACGCTTCGACAGCTTCCGGAACTCGCTGACCTCCCGGCAGTGACGCTGTTTTTCGTGGCAATCAGTCAACCGCTCGTGCTACTCGCGGTCGCCTGTCTCGTCGGAACGACCCTTGCCCCGCGTGTCGGTTTACAATCACGGCTGTTGGCCCGACTCACCGGTCGGATTCAACCGCCGAGTTTGTTCGCCGAAGAGGCACCAATCGGAATCGGCGTCGGCGTTGCGGCGTCGTTTCTCGTCCTCGCGCTCGATTTCGCGTTCGCACCGTTTCTCCCTGCGGAACTCTCGGCGTACACCGTACTGAATACGAACAGTGGCTCTATCTTCGGCGTTCTCGCAAGCATCCCCGTGCGATTTCTATACGGTGGAATCACCGAGGAGCTACTGCTTCGATACGGATTCATGACATTCGTCGTGTGGGGACTCTGGACGGTTTCCGGGGGCGAGCGCCCGACCGACCGACTGATGTGGTCTGCAATCCTCGCCTCCGCACTCGTTTTTGGTCTGGGCCACCTTCCCGCGATGTCGATAGACGTTCCGTTAACGCCAATCGTGGTCGTTCGAACGGTTCTTCTCAACGGAATTGCCGGGGTCGGTTTCGGCTGGCTCTACTGGCGACAGAGCCTCGAAACCGCGATGGTCGGCCATGCCTCGTTCCACGTGGTTCTCGTTATCGTCTCGCTACTCTTCGTCCTATAA
- a CDS encoding NADP-dependent oxidoreductase, with protein MMATNRKYLLSQRPDGTPDRETFELVEEDVPEPRPGEALVRTLYLSVDPYMRGRMRDAESYAEPWDVGDPLQAAVVGEVVESNGAGFEAGQLVAGNLEWADYATASGSSLQPVNPDHAPISTALGVLGMPGRTAYFGTREVAEPKAGDTFVVSGAAGAVGSVAGQIAKQSGARVVGFAGSDEKVEFLEDECGFDVGINYKATDDYGAALDSAAPDGVDAYFDNVGGEITDAVFSKLNVDARVAVCGQIALYNDESVPMGPRKLGKLIQSRAQVEGFLVSDFSPRFEQATRQLAKWVSTGELAYRETVTEGLENAPDAFLGLFEGENIGKQLVKVGEPSE; from the coding sequence ATCATGGCAACCAACCGGAAGTACCTCCTGTCACAGCGGCCAGACGGCACGCCAGACCGCGAAACGTTCGAACTGGTCGAAGAAGACGTTCCGGAACCGAGGCCGGGCGAAGCACTCGTCAGAACCCTCTACCTCTCGGTTGACCCGTACATGCGCGGTCGGATGCGCGACGCGGAATCCTACGCCGAACCGTGGGACGTCGGCGACCCGCTTCAAGCCGCCGTGGTCGGCGAAGTCGTGGAATCCAACGGCGCGGGATTCGAAGCGGGCCAACTCGTCGCCGGAAACTTGGAGTGGGCGGATTACGCGACTGCCTCCGGCAGTTCGCTCCAACCTGTCAACCCCGACCACGCCCCGATTTCGACGGCCCTTGGCGTCCTCGGAATGCCCGGACGAACCGCCTACTTCGGCACCCGTGAAGTAGCCGAACCCAAGGCTGGCGACACCTTCGTCGTCTCCGGGGCGGCGGGCGCGGTCGGTTCCGTCGCGGGTCAGATTGCGAAACAATCCGGCGCTCGCGTCGTCGGTTTCGCTGGCTCCGACGAGAAAGTCGAATTTCTCGAAGACGAGTGTGGCTTCGACGTTGGCATCAACTACAAAGCCACGGACGACTACGGTGCGGCGCTCGACAGCGCCGCGCCCGACGGGGTAGACGCCTACTTCGACAACGTCGGCGGCGAGATTACCGACGCCGTCTTCTCGAAACTGAACGTGGACGCGCGAGTCGCCGTGTGCGGCCAAATCGCGCTCTACAACGACGAATCGGTGCCGATGGGGCCGCGAAAACTCGGCAAACTCATCCAGAGTCGTGCGCAAGTAGAAGGCTTCCTCGTCAGCGACTTCTCCCCGAGATTCGAACAGGCAACCCGGCAGTTGGCGAAGTGGGTTTCGACGGGCGAACTCGCGTATCGAGAGACGGTAACCGAGGGCTTGGAAAACGCTCCCGACGCCTTCTTGGGACTGTTCGAGGGTGAGAACATCGGCAAGCAGTTGGTGAAAGTGGGCGAACCAAGCGAGTAA
- a CDS encoding FAD-dependent oxidoreductase, whose product MTDDTPDYDVVIVGGGPGGCSAGVFTARYGLDTVIFDRGNAALRRCAYLENYLGFPAGINIDTFYALMHAHVEELGCERIPDMVESVTRAETDSIADESANDESVFVVETQDGRSVTAKNVLAAAWYDGEYLRPLGGDEMFEQHEHDGEKHDHFDPEYADGDGRTPIEGLYVAAPAGQRSVQAIVAAGHGAHVARCLLEDYRREIGFPDGVAPHYDWLRRESEFSGEWAERDRWREWFENEVEDDHDIDDERFVELRERYIDRAFETRVSDAEVENRSQRGVRHLVETIGTKQVLDALDDGEIREYVVDEMSDEENS is encoded by the coding sequence ATGACGGATGACACGCCCGACTACGATGTCGTCATCGTTGGCGGTGGCCCCGGCGGTTGTTCAGCTGGCGTGTTCACCGCCCGGTACGGCCTCGACACCGTCATCTTCGACCGTGGAAATGCGGCGCTCCGTCGATGCGCATATTTGGAAAATTACCTCGGGTTTCCCGCCGGTATCAATATAGACACGTTCTACGCACTGATGCACGCCCACGTCGAAGAGTTGGGCTGTGAGCGTATTCCGGATATGGTCGAGTCCGTCACCAGAGCCGAAACCGATTCGATTGCTGATGAGTCCGCGAACGACGAGTCGGTGTTCGTCGTTGAGACGCAGGATGGCCGAAGCGTCACCGCGAAGAACGTCCTCGCGGCCGCGTGGTACGACGGCGAATATCTCCGTCCGCTCGGTGGTGACGAGATGTTCGAGCAACATGAACACGACGGCGAGAAACACGACCACTTCGACCCGGAGTACGCGGATGGTGACGGTCGAACACCAATTGAGGGTCTGTACGTCGCCGCACCCGCTGGCCAGCGAAGCGTGCAGGCCATCGTCGCCGCCGGTCACGGCGCACACGTTGCGCGGTGTCTTCTCGAAGACTATCGACGCGAAATTGGTTTTCCCGATGGCGTCGCGCCACACTACGATTGGCTTCGGCGCGAGTCCGAGTTCTCCGGCGAGTGGGCTGAACGCGACCGGTGGCGCGAATGGTTCGAAAATGAGGTCGAGGACGACCACGACATCGACGACGAGCGATTCGTCGAACTACGCGAACGGTACATCGACCGAGCGTTCGAAACGCGCGTCTCCGACGCGGAGGTCGAGAACAGATCCCAGCGTGGCGTCCGCCATCTCGTTGAAACGATTGGAACTAAGCAAGTTCTCGACGCGCTCGACGACGGAGAAATCCGAGAGTACGTGGTAGACGAGATGTCGGACGAAGAAAACTCGTAA
- a CDS encoding ABC transporter substrate-binding protein encodes MAGDTDGLRAPTRRDYVKYGGAVIGGGLLAGCTDDSSSSEGTTGEQSASADTDSGTSDDDSYSVTMEPVGTVEFGGVPKTWVPYTGDYADMGVALGQSDGLSAIGVRARFGSHLYEELPDVAVNKDDLTELWQDGTGKELFYELDADVHVIDPNFMINRLQWSQSDVDEIGNNVGPFFGNTIFTRVYDWHEYADYSMYEAFEKIAEMFQERPRYEAFKGYHDEILSDVQSRLPDETPTVAVLYPADIPPESFYPYLIGSGTQSKHWSDLNVEDALAQHGISDAQAGGGTIDYEALLEIDPEVIAIRLQGEITQEYIDREITSYLKSHNVAGNLQAVQNDRVIYGGLTYQGPIIHLFQLERTARGLYPDEFGDEQLFDRQKVSDIVNGNF; translated from the coding sequence ATGGCAGGAGACACAGACGGTCTGCGGGCACCGACTCGACGCGATTACGTGAAGTACGGCGGTGCGGTCATCGGTGGTGGATTGCTCGCGGGTTGTACCGACGATAGCTCATCGTCCGAAGGGACGACAGGGGAACAATCCGCGAGTGCAGACACTGATTCCGGCACGAGCGACGATGACTCGTATTCGGTGACGATGGAACCGGTGGGAACCGTCGAGTTCGGGGGGGTTCCGAAAACGTGGGTTCCGTACACGGGCGACTACGCCGATATGGGTGTTGCCCTCGGCCAAAGCGACGGACTTTCGGCTATCGGCGTTCGCGCCCGTTTCGGCTCGCATCTGTACGAGGAACTGCCGGATGTTGCCGTCAACAAAGACGACCTCACGGAACTGTGGCAGGACGGCACTGGTAAGGAACTGTTCTACGAACTCGACGCGGACGTTCACGTCATCGACCCCAACTTCATGATAAACCGCCTCCAGTGGAGCCAGAGCGACGTCGATGAAATTGGAAACAACGTCGGCCCGTTTTTCGGCAACACGATTTTCACGAGAGTGTACGACTGGCACGAGTACGCCGACTATTCGATGTACGAAGCGTTCGAGAAAATCGCCGAGATGTTTCAGGAACGTCCGCGATACGAGGCGTTCAAAGGGTATCACGACGAGATTCTGTCGGACGTTCAATCCCGCCTCCCCGACGAAACGCCAACCGTTGCGGTGTTGTATCCTGCCGACATTCCACCGGAATCGTTCTATCCGTACCTCATCGGTTCCGGAACTCAGTCTAAACACTGGTCGGATTTGAACGTGGAGGATGCACTTGCCCAACACGGTATTTCAGATGCGCAAGCGGGCGGTGGAACCATCGACTACGAAGCACTGTTGGAAATCGACCCGGAAGTCATCGCAATTCGGTTGCAGGGCGAGATTACACAGGAGTACATCGACCGAGAAATCACGTCGTATCTAAAGAGCCACAACGTTGCAGGCAATCTTCAGGCGGTGCAGAACGACCGCGTCATCTACGGTGGATTGACGTATCAAGGCCCGATTATTCATCTGTTCCAGCTCGAACGAACCGCGCGAGGACTGTATCCCGACGAGTTCGGCGACGAACAGTTGTTCGACAGGCAGAAAGTGAGCGACATCGTCAACGGGAATTTCTGA
- a CDS encoding halocyanin domain-containing protein — protein sequence MADNSTKHSRRTVVQTVGATVTTVGLAGCIGGTGTNDGGGKDPDESYVEDEPDYGGWFEGANNYNSTVDRRGQDEVTVRVGAGSRGMAFDPASVMVSPQTTVVWEWTGRGSLHNVVAQVGTFKSEFTGSKGHTFEYRVENSGVFKYVCEPHESSGMKGAIAVGESE from the coding sequence ATGGCCGATAACTCAACAAAACACTCCCGGCGCACCGTCGTTCAAACGGTTGGAGCAACAGTCACAACTGTCGGTTTAGCGGGTTGTATCGGTGGAACTGGTACGAACGATGGTGGCGGGAAAGACCCGGACGAGTCCTACGTGGAAGACGAACCGGACTACGGCGGGTGGTTCGAAGGGGCCAACAACTACAACAGCACCGTCGATAGGCGAGGGCAGGATGAGGTAACTGTGCGCGTCGGTGCAGGGAGTCGCGGAATGGCGTTCGACCCCGCGAGCGTGATGGTGTCCCCACAGACGACAGTGGTTTGGGAATGGACAGGCAGAGGAAGCTTGCACAACGTTGTCGCACAAGTTGGGACATTCAAATCCGAGTTCACCGGTTCCAAGGGGCATACGTTCGAGTACAGGGTTGAGAACAGCGGCGTCTTCAAATACGTCTGTGAACCTCACGAATCGTCGGGCATGAAGGGCGCTATCGCGGTTGGTGAGTCCGAATAG